The Natronoarchaeum philippinense genome includes the window GGCGAAGTCGTCCAAGTCCTCGGCGAACCCGAGCAGCATCTCGCTGGAGACCTGTTGCTGGCTGGCGGATTTCTCGGTTCCCTTGTAGCGCTTGAGGATCAGCAGCGATCGGGTGGCGTTGATCCGGAAGTATCGCTGGAGCAGGTCGGTTCCGTCGAGACTGGCCCGGAGGAGGTCACGCGCGTCGTCGGGGGCGGTGTCTTCGAGAATGCCGCGCACGTCGACCTTGCGGTTCAGCGGCATCGAGAGCGTGAAGCCGTTGTCCGCGACCGCGACCGACACGTTGGCGTTGGTCGCCTGCGCGCAGCGGTAGGCGAGCAGGCGCGAGAGCCCCTCGTTGAACCGGCGGCCGTAGTTCGAGTGGACGTAGTAGTTGCGCTCGTACTCCTCGCGGTCGCGCTCGACCTCGATCGAGAGCCGATCGGGCGTGCTGATGCTCTCTACGCCGGCGTAGCGGATCTGCTGGTCGAACATCCGGGCGAGCGCGCGGACGCTGTCGTCGTCCAGCGGGAAGGTTCGGAGCCAGCGCCGGACGGCCGCCGCGCCGCCCGCGTCGTAACGGTCGAGGAGTTCACCCTGAAAATCGAGGACCTCGCGCCCGAGATCGTATGCCAGCGGGAGCCGTTCGGAGTACCACGAGGGCACCGTCGGCGCCGCCGCCGTCCGGTCGACGTACACTTTCGATCCACGGCGATAGCGGTACTCGAAGTTGTCGCCGCCGAGGACGAACACGTCGCCGGCTTCGAGCGTGTCGAGGTACTCCTCGTCGAGTTGGCCGACCCACTCGTCGCTCGCGCGGGTGAACACGTCGCAGCTAAAGGAATCGGGGATCGTCCCGATGTTGGTCATGTAGATGACCCGCGCGAGGCGGCCGCGCTTGCCGATCAGGTCCTCGCCGACCGGGAACTCCTCGTAGTGGTGCTCGCCGTCGGGCGGATCGTTCGCGTCCCGCCAGATCTTCGCGTACACGTTCCGGTCTTCCAGTCCCTCGTAGTCGGCCGTGAGATACCGTGCGAGCTGTTCCCAGTCGGCGTCGTCGTAGTTCCGGTACGGGTAGGCCCGTCGGAGCACGTCGACGACTTCGCTCTCCGGGCGGATCTCTGCGATCGCCATGCCGTAGACCTGCTGGGCGGCCACGTCTTGGGGGTTCTCGGGAATCGAGACGCCGTCGACGAAGCCCTCCTCGGCCGTCTTGAGCATCACGGCGCACTCGACGAGTTCGTCGCGGTCGAGCGCGATCACCCGGCCCGTCACCGTCTCGCCGACGCGGTGTCCCGCCCGCCCGACGCGCTGGAGCAGAGCGGCGACGGATTTCGGGCTACCGACCTGCACGACCAGATCGACGTGGGGCATGTCGATGCCGAGTTCGAGACTCGTCGAGGACGTTACCACGTCGAGCGAGCCGTCTTTGAGCCGCTGCTCGACATCTTCGCGGACATCCTTCGAGAGGCTGCCGTGGTGGCACGCGGAGTTGTCCTCGTCGTAGCCATCGAAGCGCTCGCGCAGGTTGTGGAGGATGCGCTCGGCGCCCGAGCGCGTGTTGGCGAACACGAGCGTGTTGGTGTGCTCGCCGATCTGCTCGTGGAGGCGCTCGTAGAAGCGATCCTGCACGACATCTCGGGGCGTGTGGATCAGGTCGTCGGTCGGACACTGGAGTTCGATGTCGAACTCGCGGGCGAAGCGGGCGTCGACGATCTCGTAGTCGCGTGGCGGCCCGCCCGGGCACTCGCGGCCGACGAGGAACTCCGCGACATCTTCCAGCGGCTCGATCGTCGCCGAGCAGCCGATCCGCGTCGGCGAGGTCTCGGCGAGCGCTTCGAGGCGTTCGAGGCTGACCGAGAGGTGGGTGCCGCGCTTGCCCGCCGCCAGCGAGTGGATCTCGTCGACGACGACGTACTCGACGGTGCGAAGCTTCTCTCGGAACTTCGGCGAGTTGAGCAGGATTGCGAGCGTCTCCGGCGTCGTGTTGAGGATGTGCGGCGTCTCCTCTAGCATCTTCCGGCGCTCGCTATCGGACGTGTCGCCGTGGCGAATCGCGTGGCGAATGCGGTCGACAGCGGCGGCGTCGCCCGCATCGCCGTGACGCCGCGCCGCAATCTCGCGGACGCCCTCCAGTGGTTCGGTGAGATTCCGATGGATGTCGTTGGCCAGCGACTTCAGCGGCGAAACGTAGAGGCAGTAGACCGAGTTGTCGAGGCCGCTCTCGCGCTCGCGGCGGAACAGTTCGTTGATGATCGCAGTAAAACTCGCCAAGGTCTTGCCACTGCCCGTGGGCGCACAGATCAGCGCGTTGTCGCCCTCGTGAATCAGCGGGACGGCGCGCTCTTGGGGTGGCGTAAAGAAGCCCTCGTTTTCCTCGACGTACGCGCCAAACTGGTCGATCCACCACTCCTGTACGGAG containing:
- a CDS encoding ATP-dependent helicase, whose product is MGWRERLESGAGVDASPDAVADGEVLDLLEPSVQEWWIDQFGAYVEENEGFFTPPQERAVPLIHEGDNALICAPTGSGKTLASFTAIINELFRRERESGLDNSVYCLYVSPLKSLANDIHRNLTEPLEGVREIAARRHGDAGDAAAVDRIRHAIRHGDTSDSERRKMLEETPHILNTTPETLAILLNSPKFREKLRTVEYVVVDEIHSLAAGKRGTHLSVSLERLEALAETSPTRIGCSATIEPLEDVAEFLVGRECPGGPPRDYEIVDARFAREFDIELQCPTDDLIHTPRDVVQDRFYERLHEQIGEHTNTLVFANTRSGAERILHNLRERFDGYDEDNSACHHGSLSKDVREDVEQRLKDGSLDVVTSSTSLELGIDMPHVDLVVQVGSPKSVAALLQRVGRAGHRVGETVTGRVIALDRDELVECAVMLKTAEEGFVDGVSIPENPQDVAAQQVYGMAIAEIRPESEVVDVLRRAYPYRNYDDADWEQLARYLTADYEGLEDRNVYAKIWRDANDPPDGEHHYEEFPVGEDLIGKRGRLARVIYMTNIGTIPDSFSCDVFTRASDEWVGQLDEEYLDTLEAGDVFVLGGDNFEYRYRRGSKVYVDRTAAAPTVPSWYSERLPLAYDLGREVLDFQGELLDRYDAGGAAAVRRWLRTFPLDDDSVRALARMFDQQIRYAGVESISTPDRLSIEVERDREEYERNYYVHSNYGRRFNEGLSRLLAYRCAQATNANVSVAVADNGFTLSMPLNRKVDVRGILEDTAPDDARDLLRASLDGTDLLQRYFRINATRSLLILKRYKGTEKSASQQQVSSEMLLGFAEDLDDFAVIEETYREILEDKLNLAGIETVLDGIGSGEIEVVRRSVDSPSPRAFGLATLMASDVVLAEDESAVLRAFHERVVSEIGDGVPERSGAEADE